Proteins from a genomic interval of Leptospira bandrabouensis:
- the nrfD gene encoding NrfD/PsrC family molybdoenzyme membrane anchor subunit, translating into MSLAQAVRDKLDIPDLVTGGKSLKDVTVDIAKPNEDFPTKLWWNTFLLVLTITLIDVAIIGYLFYEGLYLLGINNPVGWGFFVVNFVFWIGIGHAGTLISAVLFLFRQGWRTGINRAAEAMTIFAVLVAASNLILHVGRPWLGFWLFPYPNERGPLWVNFRSPLIWDTFAVSTYLSISMVFWYLGLIPDLATLRDRATETWRKNLYNVLAFGWVGSARAWSHLEIVSMILAALSTPLVLSVHTIVSFDFAVSILPGWHTTIFPPYFVAGAIFSGFAMVVTLMVIAREVFNLKNYITMKHLDNMNKIMMVTGLIVGLAYGTEFFIAWYSGNEYEVFAFWNRAFGPYGWAYFIMISCNVLSPQVFWFRKLRYNIPVMFVASLVVNVGMWFERFVIMMTLNRDFLPSSWAMYTPTLFDYAMLIGTFGIFFTLFLLWCRIMPVIAIAEVKTVMPQKEGAHH; encoded by the coding sequence ATGTCATTAGCACAAGCAGTTCGAGATAAATTAGATATCCCCGACCTGGTAACAGGCGGGAAGTCGCTTAAAGATGTAACCGTTGATATCGCAAAACCAAACGAAGATTTCCCTACCAAACTTTGGTGGAATACCTTCCTTTTGGTTCTTACGATCACCCTGATCGACGTAGCCATCATCGGTTATTTGTTTTATGAAGGTCTTTACTTACTCGGGATCAATAACCCGGTAGGTTGGGGATTTTTCGTAGTCAACTTCGTATTTTGGATCGGTATCGGACACGCAGGAACATTGATTTCTGCGGTTCTATTTCTCTTCCGTCAAGGTTGGAGAACAGGGATTAACCGTGCTGCAGAAGCGATGACCATCTTTGCCGTACTTGTTGCGGCATCGAACCTCATCCTTCACGTAGGTCGTCCTTGGCTCGGATTTTGGTTGTTTCCTTATCCAAACGAAAGAGGTCCACTTTGGGTGAACTTCCGTTCCCCACTCATCTGGGATACGTTTGCGGTATCAACTTACCTTTCCATCTCTATGGTGTTCTGGTATTTAGGACTCATTCCTGACCTTGCGACCCTTCGGGACCGTGCCACAGAAACTTGGAGAAAGAACTTATACAACGTTCTTGCTTTTGGTTGGGTGGGTTCGGCAAGAGCTTGGTCTCATTTGGAAATCGTTTCCATGATTCTCGCAGCTCTTTCCACTCCACTCGTTCTTTCGGTTCACACCATTGTATCCTTCGACTTCGCTGTTTCCATCCTTCCAGGTTGGCACACGACCATCTTCCCTCCATACTTTGTTGCCGGTGCGATTTTCTCCGGATTTGCGATGGTGGTAACACTGATGGTCATTGCTCGTGAAGTATTCAATCTCAAAAACTACATCACGATGAAACACTTGGACAACATGAATAAAATCATGATGGTAACTGGTCTTATCGTAGGTCTTGCTTACGGAACAGAATTTTTTATCGCTTGGTATTCTGGAAATGAATACGAAGTGTTCGCATTCTGGAACAGAGCCTTCGGTCCTTATGGTTGGGCATACTTTATCATGATTTCTTGTAACGTATTGTCACCGCAGGTATTCTGGTTCCGCAAGCTTCGTTACAACATCCCTGTGATGTTTGTGGCTTCCCTTGTGGTAAACGTAGGTATGTGGTTCGAACGTTTTGTGATCATGATGACTCTCAACCGAGACTTTTTACCATCCAGCTGGGCCATGTATACACCGACACTTTTCGACTACGCAATGTTAATCGGAACTTTCGGTATCTTCTTTACTCTCTTCCTTCTCTGGTGCCGAATTATGCCAGTGATTGCAATTGCAGAAGTAAAAACAGTGATGCCACAGAAAGAAGGAGCACACCACTAG
- a CDS encoding DUF3341 domain-containing protein encodes MYLPKLEQFHKYKEMDEGVLGIFETPEAIMHAAEKAKEKDYKGFDCILPYPVHGIDEAMGTPRSGLPWITFFAGIFGCTIGILFQYLTHAYDWPLNISGKSLNAWFAYVPIIFELTVFSAGIYTVATLCFLSGIPKATRRILHPDLTSHRFGLWIPKSAKGYNESEVVSFVKGLGGSEVTVVKPENQK; translated from the coding sequence ATGTATCTTCCAAAATTAGAACAGTTTCACAAATACAAAGAAATGGATGAAGGAGTTCTCGGAATATTCGAGACTCCAGAAGCAATCATGCATGCGGCTGAAAAAGCCAAAGAAAAAGACTACAAAGGATTTGATTGTATCCTTCCTTATCCTGTTCACGGGATCGATGAAGCGATGGGAACTCCAAGATCAGGACTTCCTTGGATCACTTTCTTTGCAGGGATTTTTGGATGCACGATTGGGATTCTTTTTCAGTATCTCACTCATGCCTATGACTGGCCTCTCAATATCTCTGGAAAATCACTCAACGCATGGTTTGCTTATGTGCCAATCATCTTTGAATTAACAGTATTTTCTGCAGGGATTTACACTGTTGCGACACTATGTTTTTTAAGCGGTATTCCCAAAGCGACCCGACGAATCCTTCACCCGGATTTGACATCTCACAGATTCGGACTTTGGATTCCAAAATCTGCAAAAGGTTATAACGAATCAGAAGTTGTTTCTTTCGTAAAAGGCCTTGGTGGATCGGAAGTAACCGTGGTAAAACCGGAGAACCAAAAATGA
- a CDS encoding c-type cytochrome, translating to MKQNIFRVLALAGLLVLVNCDYKTPVYEYFPSMYDSPARESQEADSFATNGSASRIPPKGAIPVGYFPYPYAAEATPDTLPGADKGLKNPIAKANLGDLMIGEKRYQTYCTPCHGVRGLGNGTVVGPAPRFQQSPPSVVSDKIKGWSDGQIYHIITMGRGLMGSYAYQIEPEDRWKLIAYIRKLQEYEVQNKKAN from the coding sequence ATGAAACAAAACATCTTTCGAGTTTTAGCACTTGCGGGACTCCTCGTTCTCGTGAATTGCGATTACAAAACTCCCGTTTATGAATACTTTCCTAGTATGTATGATTCTCCTGCGCGTGAGTCACAAGAAGCTGATTCTTTTGCCACCAATGGATCTGCTTCTCGGATTCCACCGAAAGGTGCAATCCCTGTAGGATATTTTCCATATCCTTATGCAGCAGAAGCAACTCCTGATACACTTCCAGGGGCAGACAAAGGATTAAAAAATCCAATCGCCAAAGCAAACTTAGGTGATTTAATGATTGGTGAAAAACGTTACCAAACCTACTGCACACCTTGCCACGGGGTAAGGGGTCTTGGGAATGGAACGGTCGTTGGACCTGCACCTAGGTTTCAACAATCACCTCCTTCTGTTGTTTCTGATAAAATCAAAGGTTGGTCTGATGGACAAATCTATCATATCATCACTATGGGTCGTGGACTTATGGGAAGTTATGCTTACCAAATCGAACCAGAAGACAGATGGAAGCTCATTGCTTACATCCGCAAACTTCAAGAATATGAAGTTCAAAATAAAAAGGCGAACTAG